A single region of the Enterobacteriaceae endosymbiont of Donacia tomentosa genome encodes:
- a CDS encoding rod shape-determining protein, with product MLKKFRGMFSNDLSIDLGTANTLIYVKGQGIVLNEPSVVAIRQDKSGFPKGLAAVGYNAKQMLGRTPGNIAAIRPMKDGVIADFFITEKMLQHFIKQVHSNSFMRPSPRVLVCVPVGATQVERRAIKESAQGAGAREVFLIEEPMAAAIGSGLPVSEATGSMVIDIGGGTTEVAVISLNGVVYSSSVRIGGDRFDEAIINHVRRNYGSLIGEATAERIKHQIGSAYKNEEILEMEVKGRNLAEGVPRGFKLNSHEILDALQEPLTGIVSSVMIALEQCPPELAADIAERGMVLTGGGALLKYFDKLLIEATGIPVVVADDPLTCVARGGGKALEMIDIHGGDLFSEE from the coding sequence ATGTTAAAAAAATTTCGGGGAATGTTTTCTAATGATTTATCTATTGATTTAGGTACAGCAAATACTTTAATTTATGTTAAAGGGCAAGGAATCGTTTTAAACGAACCTTCTGTGGTTGCTATTAGACAAGATAAATCAGGTTTTCCTAAAGGTCTTGCAGCTGTTGGTTATAATGCAAAACAAATGTTAGGAAGAACACCAGGTAATATTGCAGCTATTAGACCTATGAAAGATGGAGTTATAGCTGATTTTTTTATTACAGAAAAAATGTTGCAACATTTTATTAAACAAGTGCATAGTAATAGTTTTATGCGTCCTAGTCCTAGGGTACTAGTATGTGTTCCTGTAGGAGCTACACAAGTAGAAAGAAGAGCTATAAAAGAATCAGCTCAAGGTGCTGGAGCTCGTGAAGTATTTTTAATAGAAGAACCAATGGCAGCAGCAATTGGTTCTGGATTGCCAGTATCTGAAGCAACAGGGTCTATGGTAATAGATATAGGTGGGGGGACCACTGAAGTAGCTGTAATTTCTTTAAATGGTGTAGTATATTCTTCTTCTGTTAGAATAGGTGGAGATAGATTTGATGAAGCTATTATTAATCATGTTAGACGTAATTATGGTTCTTTAATTGGAGAAGCTACAGCTGAACGAATAAAACATCAAATTGGATCTGCATATAAAAATGAAGAAATATTAGAAATGGAAGTTAAAGGTCGTAATTTAGCTGAAGGAGTTCCAAGAGGATTTAAACTAAATTCACATGAAATATTAGATGCATTACAAGAACCTTTAACTGGTATAGTAAGTTCAGTAATGATTGCATTAGAACAATGTCCTCCAGAATTAGCTGCTGATATAGCTGAAAGGGGTATGGTATTAACAGGAGGAGGAGCTTTATTAAAATATTTTGATAAATTATTAATAGAAGCAACTGGAATTCCTGTTGTTGTTGCCGATGATCCTTTGACTTGTGTTGCTAGAGGGGGAGGAAAAGCATTAGAAATGATAGACATACATGGTGGAGATTTATTCAGTGAAGAATAA
- the mreC gene encoding rod shape-determining protein MreC, with protein MKSIFNKKPAFKLKIIIAIILSVIITTTDIYSNYFVKLRYHIDSNISYFYYIINKPYAIYVNFMKKKTSNSILRKRNKYLYNKLLKQNFELYNLKAIQNENHQLKKISRLPIYYNKQKQFAEIIPTFFPIYKDRIFVNKGSRNNISQGTIALNNRGIIGQVIFSNKASSQVLLVCNKNNSIPIQKRNSNIKFILNGVGCNHNLRAEIPKKINIHIGDLLVTSGLDDQYPKNFPVATVTNIVFDTEKNMNIIYAKPLIKIEEIRYLLLLTNPK; from the coding sequence ATGAAATCAATTTTTAATAAAAAACCTGCATTTAAATTAAAAATTATTATAGCAATAATACTATCTGTAATAATTACTACAACAGATATTTATTCTAATTATTTCGTAAAATTACGGTACCATATTGATAGTAATATCAGTTATTTTTATTATATTATTAATAAACCATATGCAATATATGTTAATTTTATGAAAAAAAAAACGAGTAACAGTATTTTACGAAAACGCAATAAATATTTATATAATAAATTGTTGAAACAAAATTTTGAATTATATAACTTAAAAGCTATACAAAATGAAAATCATCAATTAAAAAAAATTTCAAGATTACCTATCTACTATAATAAACAAAAACAATTTGCAGAAATAATACCTACATTCTTTCCTATTTATAAAGATAGAATTTTTGTTAATAAGGGAAGCAGAAATAATATATCTCAGGGAACAATAGCTCTAAATAATAGAGGTATAATTGGACAAGTAATATTTAGTAATAAAGCAAGTAGCCAGGTTCTGTTAGTTTGTAATAAAAATAATTCAATTCCAATTCAAAAACGAAATAGTAATATTAAATTTATTTTAAATGGAGTTGGATGTAACCATAATTTACGTGCTGAAATCCCAAAAAAGATTAACATCCATATAGGAGACTTATTAGTAACTTCTGGGTTAGATGATCAATATCCAAAAAATTTTCCAGTAGCTACTGTAACTAATATTGTATTTGATACTGAAAAAAATATGAATATAATTTATGCAAAACCATTAATCAAAATAGAAGAAATAAGATATTTATTATTACTAACAAATCCAAAATAA
- the mreD gene encoding rod shape-determining protein MreD, with translation MRNYLLKLFIYITFFISLILEILFIKCHNFMFHISWTLLIIICWIFIIPAEINIITSFIFGFIIDLFTDSLLGVRSLLFSIVILFILNKHKFIINLNIINKTILIFTTFSVINIIYYYLNGYFLQIKCLNFILQNLINSVLYCVIYFCMKKIKYKYINYF, from the coding sequence ATGAGAAATTATTTACTGAAACTATTTATCTATATAACTTTTTTTATATCATTAATTTTGGAAATATTATTTATAAAATGTCATAATTTTATGTTCCATATATCGTGGACATTATTAATCATAATTTGCTGGATTTTTATAATTCCAGCAGAAATTAATATAATAACTAGTTTTATATTTGGTTTTATTATTGATTTATTTACTGATTCCCTCTTAGGGGTAAGAAGTCTACTATTTAGTATAGTAATACTATTTATATTAAATAAACATAAGTTTATTATTAATTTAAATATAATAAATAAAACAATATTAATATTTACTACTTTCAGTGTAATAAATATTATTTATTATTATTTAAATGGTTATTTTTTACAAATAAAATGTTTAAATTTTATATTACAAAATTTAATAAATAGTGTATTATATTGTGTTATCTATTTTTGTATGAAAAAAATTAAATATAAATATATTAACTATTTCTAA